From one Humulus lupulus chromosome 8, drHumLupu1.1, whole genome shotgun sequence genomic stretch:
- the LOC133796619 gene encoding lysophospholipid acyltransferase LPEAT2, with protein sequence MADHDLTSPFLPSPPSDHPHLILDVQDNDRLNHHHHQDQEPSNRVDHFNLCNQNCVRYACNDDNQLDSRNPYGFIGSDWFEVPRQPTVNPFRNHTKEIDGVYEWLKILIIFPIMIVRLVLFGVCLAVGYLATKLALAGWKDRQNPMPKWRCRIMWVTRFSARCILFTFGYHWIKRKGKPAPRESAPIVVSNHVSYIDPIFYFYEMSPTIVASESHDSIPFVGTIIRAMQVIYVNRFSSSSRKHAVNEIKRKASCDKFPRLLLFPEGTTTNGKVIISFQLGAFIPGHTIQPVIVRYPHVHFDQSWGHISLAKLMFRMFTQFHNFMEVEYLPVISPLDHEKESAVSFSGRTSQAIATALNVVQTSHSYGDLMLLVKASESKQENPSAYMVEMARVELLHHINSLEAVDFLDKFLAMNPDPSGRVNYHNFVEVLRLGACTLSEEIFSYIDVEKCGGITFKQFLFGSANVLNQPVFRQACELAFGRCIAAGSDSISEQELGDSIRLAIPDLNEEKAHKLFDLFDIDSDGKISKDEFLACLRKNPLLIALFSPCLLQTDLSEDSTRLREEIV encoded by the exons ATGGCGGACCATGATCTTACCTCGCCCTTCCTCCCATCTCCGCCGTCCGATCATCCCCACTTGATCTTAGACGTCCAAGACAACGACCGTCTTAACCATCACCATCATCAAGACCAAGAGCCGTCGAACCGAGTCGATCATTTCAATCTCTGCAATCAAAATTGCGTTCGCTATGCTTGTAATGATGATAACCAATTGGATTCTCGCAACCCGTATGGGTTTATTGGGTCAGATTGGTTCGAGGTGCCCCGGCAACCGACGGTGAACCCCTTCCGGAACCATACGAAGGAGATCGATGGGGTCTACGAGTGGCTCAAAATTCTAATTATTTTCCCTATTATGATTGTTCGGCTCGTTCTGTTTGGAGTTTGTCTTGCTGTGGGATACTTGGCCACCAAATTAGCTCTTGCGGGTTGGAAGGATAGGCAGAATCCCATGCCCAAATGGAGGTGCAGGATTATGTGGGTAACTAGGTTTTCGGCTCGGTGTATTCTCTTCACATTTGG GTATCATTGGATTAAACGGAAGGGGAAACCTGCTCCTAGGGAATCAGCTCCTATTGTTGTTTCTAATCATGTATCATACATTGACCCTATTTTCTATTTTTATGAAATGTCTCCTACCATTGTGGCATCGGAGTCCCATGATTCTATTCCTTTCGTTGGAACTATCATCAGAGCAATGCAG GTCATCTATGTAAATAGGTTCTCATCATCATCAAGGAAGCATGCTGTCAATGAAATAAAG AGAAAGGCCTCTTGCGATAAATTTCCTCGACTTCTTTTATTTCCTGAGGGAACTACAACCAATGGGAAAGTCATAATTTCTTTCCAGCTGGGTGCATTCATCCCTGGTCACACAATTCAACCGGTTATTGTTCGTTATCCCCATGTACACTTTGATCAATCCTG GGGGCACATTTCTTTGGCAAAACTCATGTTTAGGATGTTCACACAGTTCCATAATTTCATGGAG GTTGAGTACCTTCCAGTCATTTCCCCGCTTGATCATGAAAAAGAAAGTGCTGTCAGTTTTTCTGGGAGG ACAAGCCAGGCTATTGCAACTGCATTAAATGTTGTGCAGACATCTCATTCCTATGGGGACTTGATGCTTTTAGTGAAAGCTTCCGAGTCGAAACAG gaGAATCCCTCAGCTTACATGGTTGAAATGGCTAGAGTTGAATTG tTACATCATATAAACAGTTTGGAAGCTGTAGATTTTCTGGATAAGTTTCTGGCCATGAATCCAGACCCCAG TGGTCGTGTTAACTATCATAATTTTGTGGAGGTTTTAAGACTCGGTGCTTGTACTTTATCTGAGGAG ATATTTTCATACATTGATGTCGAGAAATGTGGTGGAATAACATTTAAGCAG TTCTTATTTGGATCAGCAAATGTCTTGAACCAGCCAGTATTCCGACAAGCTTGTGAATTAGCCTTCGGTAGATGTATCGCTGCAGGAAGTGATAGCATTTCAGAGCAAGAA CTAGGAGATTCCATCAGATTAGCAATTCCAGACTTGAATGAGGAAAAG GCTCATAAACTGTTCGATTTGTTCGACATTGATAGCGATGGAAAGATCAGCAAGGACGAATTTTTAGCCTGCCTGAGAAAGAATCCATTGCTGATTGCACTTTTCTCACCTTGTTTGCTGCAGACAGATCTATCAGAAGATAGTACAAGGTTACGAGAAGAGATTGTTTAG
- the LOC133796620 gene encoding CRS2-associated factor 1, mitochondrial gives MFLAKLSRQNQSPIALAFTCYTRHLSSSNLYDHYSFKPPPSLVPEPQNIDPHPNTRTNYLKKKKKPQYRPPSSLDRTGLKPIHSELPFDFRYSYTETSPTVRPIGLREPKYSPFGPGRVDREWTGVCAPALDPKVRSVEGAEEEDPKLEKKRKETRNRIQGDPLTGAERKILVEKCQRHKTKRQINLGRDGLTHNMLNDIHNHWKHAEAVRIKCLGVPTVDMKNVCTQLEDKTFGKIIHKQGGLLMLYRGRNYNPKKRPVIPLMLWRPHEPVYPRLIKTTIDGLSIEETKEMRKRGLAVPVLTKLAKNGYYGSLVPMVRDAFIFADLVRIDCQGLERSDYKKIGCKLRDLVPCIPVTFDKEQIVVWRGRDYKPPEDGYFATDQESADDLNMISAADEHESDVDNNGSQPS, from the exons atgttcctcgctAAGCTCTCCCGCCAAAATCAATCTCCAATCGCGCTTGCATTCACGTGCTACACGCGCCACCTCTCTTCTTCCAATCTCTACGATCACTACTCCTTCAAACCCCCACCCTCGCTCGTTCCAGAACCCCAGAACATTGACCCCCACCCTAACACCAGGACCAATTATCTCAAGAAAAAGAAGAAACCCCAGTATCGGCCACCTTCCTCGCTTGACCGTACGGGCTTGAAACCCATTCATTCAGAGCTTCCGTTCGATTTCAGGTATAGTTACACGGAAACCAGCCCAACTGTACGGCCCATTGGCCTAAGGGAACCGAAGTACTCGCCGTTTGGGCCCGGCAGGGTTGACCGTGAATGGACCGGGGTTTGTGCTCCAGCGTTGGACCCGAAGGTCAGGTCCGTGGAGGGAGCGGAGGAGGAGGACCCGAAGTTGGAGAAAAAGAGGAAGGAGACGAGAAATAGAATTCAGGGTGACCCGCTCACTGGGGCAGAGAGGAAGATTTTGGTGGAGAAGTGTCAGAGGCACAAAACCAAGCGTCAAATCAATCTGG GAAGAGATGGTTTAACTCATAATATGCTGAATGACATACACAATCATTGGAAACATGCTGAAGCAGTGAGGATAAAATGTCTAGGTGTTCCAACTGTTGATATGAAAAATGTGTGCACCCAGCTTGAG GACAAAACTTTTGGAAAAATTATCCACAAACAGGGTGGTCTTCTTATGTTGTACAGAGGCAGGAACTATAATCCTAAAAAAAGGCCTGTAATTCCATTAATGTTGTGGAGACCTCATGAGCCCGTATATCCAAGGCTGATCAAAACTACAATTGATGGCTTAAGCATAGAGGAAACAAAGGAAATGAGAAAGAGAGGATTAGCTGTTCCAGTTTTAACAAAACTTG CCAAGAACGGTTACTATGGTAGTCTGGTACCAATGGTCAGAGATGCTTTTATCTTTGCTGATTTGGTTCGGATCGATTGCCAAGGTCTTGAGAGGAGTGATTACAAAAAAATAGGCTGCAAACTAAGG GATCTGGTGCCTTGCATACCAGTAACATTTGATAAGGAGCAGATTGTGGTTTGGAGGGGAAGGGACTATAAGCCTCCAGAGGATGGATACTTTGCTACAGATCAGGAATCAGCAGATGACTTAAATATGATTTCTGCTGCAGATGAACATGAAAGCGATGTAGATAACAATGGCAGCCAGCCAAGCTGA
- the LOC133795225 gene encoding uncharacterized protein LOC133795225, whose product MDGGSSTRQGRKRAHIDRGHVEGHQRLFDEYFSDEPVYTEYQFRRRFRMRRHVFLRIVQALENHSEYFYMRFNAVGRRGLSPLQKCTAAMRMLAYGAPADYVDEYVRISETTAIECLVNFVWGVNDIFGTEYLRRPNAGDIRHLLQMGEMVSIQSGVHLLKLSHCLKERKENYLLDAKKQYTKMLSEHSEYFNLVFLLYEDQHVFWQRDVLKDIMYACIILHNIIVDDEINAYKSLFDFNYDDDSADTLMVEVLHKPISDFPTMLQRNA is encoded by the exons ATGGATGGGGGTAGCTCAACAAGACAAGGAAGAAAGAGAGCCCACATTGATAGGGGTCATGTAGAAGGACACCAACGTTTATTTGATGAATACTTTTCTGATGAACCAGTGTATACAGAATATCAATTTCGAAGAAGATTTAGAATGCGTAGACACGTATTCCTACGCATAGTGCAAGCTCTAGAAAATCATTCGGAGTATTTCTATATGAGGTTTAATGCAGTCGGTAGAAGGGGGCTTTCGCCATTACAGAAATGCACCGCTGCTATGCGAATGTTGGCATATGGAGCACCTGCCGattatgttgatgagtatgttcgaATTAGTGAAACCACTGCTATTGAATGTCTAGTCAATTTCGTTTGGGGAGTGAATGATATTTTTGGGACCGAATATTTAAGAAGGCCCAATGCTGGGGACATTCGTCACTTACTTCAAATGGGGGAG ATGGTGTCTATCCAGAGTGGGGTACATTTGTTAAAACTATCCCACTGCCTCAAGGagagaaaagaaaattatttgctCGATGCCAAGAAGCAGTACACAAAGATGTTGAGCGAGCATTCAGAGTACTTCAATCTCGTTTTCCTATTGTACGAGGACCAACATGTGTTTTGGCAAAGAGATGTTCTCAAAGATATTATGTATGCATGCATCATATTGCACAACATTATTGTCGATGATGAAATAAATGCATATAAGAGTTTGTttgattttaattatgatgaCGACTCCGCCGACACCCTAATGGTTGAAGTATTGCATAAACCTATTTCTGACTTCCCGACAATGCTTCAAAGAAATGCTTAA